In one window of Legionella fallonii LLAP-10 DNA:
- a CDS encoding LexA family protein, with protein sequence MSPRGGKREGAGRPKGEPTKTIRVPISQLELIEQTMEETYYLPVFSSKVQAGFPSPADDYIERYLDLNTEFIKHPAATFLLRATGDSMVDAGIFSGDLLIVDKSLEPVDGKIVIAAINGELTVKRLLRKKGRVQLMPANPKYQPIDITDEQDVVIWGVVTLVLHEPI encoded by the coding sequence ATGTCACCACGTGGTGGGAAGCGCGAAGGAGCTGGCCGTCCTAAAGGGGAGCCAACAAAGACCATTCGCGTGCCTATTTCTCAATTAGAACTCATTGAACAAACTATGGAAGAGACGTATTACCTCCCAGTGTTTTCAAGCAAAGTGCAAGCTGGGTTTCCATCTCCCGCAGACGACTATATTGAGCGCTATCTTGATTTAAATACTGAATTTATCAAACATCCCGCGGCTACGTTTCTACTTAGAGCTACAGGAGATTCGATGGTAGATGCTGGAATTTTTTCTGGGGATTTGCTTATTGTTGATAAAAGCCTCGAGCCAGTGGATGGGAAAATAGTGATTGCTGCTATTAATGGCGAATTAACCGTGAAACGTTTATTACGCAAAAAGGGAAGAGTGCAATTAATGCCTGCTAATCCTAAATATCAGCCTATTGATATTACTGATGAGCAGGATGTTGTAATTTGGGGTGTTGTGACTTTAGTTCTTCATGAGCCGATTTAA
- a CDS encoding MFS transporter, whose translation MGLHTDSFKLNDKEKRIVHLAALGGMLEFYDFIIYGVFSVYFAQQFFPESAPLLAVIKSYAIFILGYIARPIGGMLFSHIGDEYGRKKVLVVTIVLMGLSSLAIGILPTYEQIGIVAPLLLLLFRLIQGLAIGGELPSTYVYISESLPGKQGTGFGLTMFGVNSGLLLGMAINQLLTSLLSIEELSSYGWRLPFIFGGVLCVISYHIRRTLGETSAFNKIHDKPVFPLATLLKEHLPQLVTGIAITAIMSGLAVLTIIFMPTYLNEMLHINAHLVGHIMPVMMLFNVIAIYFTGKIANRVAPSIILNYLLLLSAVLIPLSYWLISVNTSSVFLVLGLIILGVLEGVAAMIIPLIICSLFTTSIRLTGVALCYNIGFTLFGGIAPMVVSTLINMGYNVYLTPLIYLLAIVIICSFGLKNLMSRQPTHLPITN comes from the coding sequence GTGGGTTTACATACAGATTCTTTTAAATTAAATGACAAAGAAAAGAGAATTGTTCATTTAGCCGCTTTAGGCGGTATGTTAGAGTTTTATGATTTTATTATTTATGGTGTTTTTTCAGTTTATTTTGCACAGCAATTTTTTCCTGAAAGCGCCCCCTTGCTCGCCGTAATTAAAAGTTATGCCATCTTTATCTTAGGTTATATAGCACGACCTATAGGCGGTATGCTTTTTAGTCATATAGGCGATGAGTATGGCAGAAAAAAAGTATTAGTAGTTACTATTGTTCTAATGGGACTCTCTTCTTTAGCAATAGGCATTCTGCCTACCTATGAACAAATAGGAATAGTAGCGCCTCTCTTACTATTATTGTTTCGTTTAATTCAGGGATTGGCTATTGGTGGTGAATTACCTAGTACCTATGTCTATATTAGTGAGTCGTTACCTGGAAAGCAAGGCACGGGATTTGGTCTAACAATGTTTGGAGTGAATTCAGGTCTGCTATTAGGCATGGCTATTAATCAGTTGCTTACTTCTCTATTATCCATCGAAGAACTAAGCTCTTATGGTTGGCGCTTACCTTTTATTTTTGGTGGGGTGCTTTGTGTTATTAGCTACCATATCCGCAGAACCTTAGGAGAAACATCCGCATTTAACAAGATTCATGATAAACCTGTATTTCCTCTAGCTACGTTATTAAAAGAGCATTTACCTCAATTGGTAACAGGTATTGCAATAACAGCTATCATGTCAGGATTAGCCGTATTAACCATTATATTCATGCCTACTTATTTAAATGAAATGCTCCATATCAACGCTCACTTGGTAGGGCACATCATGCCTGTAATGATGCTATTTAATGTAATAGCAATTTATTTCACAGGAAAAATAGCTAATCGAGTAGCACCATCCATTATTTTAAACTATTTACTCTTGTTAAGTGCCGTACTCATTCCCCTCAGTTATTGGCTTATTAGTGTCAATACAAGTTCTGTTTTCTTAGTTTTAGGATTAATTATACTAGGCGTTTTGGAGGGCGTCGCAGCAATGATTATTCCCTTAATAATATGCAGTCTATTTACTACATCAATACGCTTAACTGGAGTAGCTCTTTGCTACAATATTGGCTTTACACTATTTGGAGGCATAGCACCGATGGTTGTCAGCACCCTTATCAATATGGGATATAATGTGTACTTGACTCCTCTAATTTATTTATTAGCCATCGTGATTATTTGCAGCTTTGGTTTAAAAAACTTAATGTCGAGACAACCAACACATCTACCCATAACCAATTGA
- a CDS encoding nucleoside deaminase has translation MLHYFELALREAMNGIEQGNGAPFGACIVNEGQVIALAHDTVLKENDATCHAEMNVIRIASKRLATYQLNSCIIYCTSEPCPMCLAAIHWSGIKECHFIADRKCAAEYGFDDDLLYDELSKPIPQRTMSMMQQDILYDAIKNLFERWKEKGLPLC, from the coding sequence ATGCTACATTATTTTGAGTTAGCGTTGCGTGAAGCAATGAATGGTATTGAACAAGGTAATGGGGCACCATTTGGTGCGTGTATTGTCAATGAAGGCCAGGTTATTGCTCTGGCTCATGATACTGTTTTAAAAGAAAACGATGCGACATGTCATGCAGAAATGAATGTTATTAGAATCGCTTCAAAACGGTTAGCAACATACCAATTGAACTCCTGCATTATTTATTGTACTTCCGAGCCGTGCCCCATGTGTTTGGCGGCCATTCATTGGTCAGGTATTAAAGAGTGTCATTTTATCGCAGATCGAAAATGTGCTGCTGAATACGGATTTGATGACGACTTATTGTACGATGAGTTAAGCAAGCCTATTCCCCAAAGAACAATGTCTATGATGCAGCAAGATATTCTCTATGACGCAATAAAAAATCTATTTGAACGATGGAAAGAAAAAGGGTTACCTTTATGTTAA
- a CDS encoding Y-family DNA polymerase — protein sequence MFALIDCNNFYASCERLFRPDLRDRPIVVLSNNDGCVIARSNEAKALGITMGAPFFQIKALCQQHQVHAFSSNYTLYGDLSHRVMMTIEEQWPHLQIYSIDEAFLDLSSMPSFMREPFCCDLQKKILKNTGIPTSIGIGQTRTLAKIANHVARKIVKSPVVDISGSQNYWMQQIDVGDVWGIGCQWVHKLNKQGIQTAHDLAMTNHHLLKKQFNVVLMRTAMELQGISCASLDDAGTRQSILSSKSFGQMQTDFSSLAQSLSSHCARAVEKLRRQKLVTQRLWVFVHTNRFRDDLVQYFPSIELKFINPTDDLRLITTSAKRCLRRIFKPGYHYKKAGVCLEDLSPKNPRQLDMFHQPSDEQLTHTEQLMSVLDSINQRFGRQTIRLAAEGYSKPWAMRAELKSPAYTTRWTELAHVRIY from the coding sequence ATGTTTGCTTTGATTGATTGTAATAATTTTTATGCTTCTTGTGAGCGCTTATTTCGACCTGACTTACGCGATAGGCCTATCGTGGTGCTTTCGAATAATGATGGCTGTGTCATCGCCCGTTCTAACGAGGCTAAAGCCTTGGGTATTACAATGGGGGCGCCTTTTTTCCAAATCAAGGCACTGTGTCAGCAACATCAAGTACATGCTTTTTCGTCTAATTACACGCTATACGGAGATTTATCCCATAGGGTAATGATGACGATTGAAGAGCAATGGCCGCATCTGCAAATCTACTCTATTGATGAGGCTTTTCTTGATTTATCGAGCATGCCTTCCTTTATGCGCGAGCCTTTTTGTTGTGACTTGCAAAAAAAGATTTTAAAAAATACCGGCATTCCTACCTCTATTGGTATAGGACAAACGAGGACTTTGGCGAAGATTGCCAATCACGTTGCCCGGAAAATAGTGAAGTCTCCTGTGGTTGATATTAGTGGTTCGCAGAACTATTGGATGCAACAAATAGACGTTGGCGATGTTTGGGGTATAGGATGTCAGTGGGTTCATAAGTTAAATAAGCAAGGGATACAAACAGCCCATGATTTAGCCATGACTAACCATCATTTATTAAAAAAACAATTTAATGTGGTGCTTATGCGCACCGCTATGGAATTACAGGGAATTTCCTGCGCTAGTTTAGACGATGCAGGGACCAGACAAAGTATTCTCTCATCCAAAAGCTTCGGGCAGATGCAAACCGACTTTAGTTCTTTAGCGCAATCATTAAGTAGTCATTGCGCTCGGGCAGTCGAAAAATTACGTAGGCAAAAATTAGTGACTCAACGGTTGTGGGTATTTGTGCATACCAACAGGTTTCGTGATGATTTGGTGCAGTACTTCCCCTCAATCGAACTAAAATTTATAAACCCAACTGACGATTTACGCTTAATTACCACCTCGGCTAAAAGATGTCTGCGCCGGATTTTTAAACCGGGATATCACTATAAAAAAGCAGGCGTATGTCTTGAAGATTTATCGCCTAAAAATCCAAGACAATTGGATATGTTTCACCAGCCCTCTGATGAGCAGTTAACTCATACAGAGCAACTTATGTCTGTATTGGATAGTATCAATCAACGGTTTGGCCGACAGACTATTCGATTGGCCGCTGAAGGGTATTCTAAGCCTTGGGCGATGCGGGCTGAACTTAAGTCCCCAGCTTATACCACGCGATGGACGGAATTGGCGCATGTCAGAATCTATTAA